One genomic segment of Candidatus Fukatsuia endosymbiont of Tuberolachnus salignus includes these proteins:
- a CDS encoding ISAs1 family transposase, producing MSILKQLALIPDPRKDINIKHHLLDVIFLFFAAVLSGASGWKSIQDFGEAQLDWLKKYGSYHGESPRRHCIAKIINALDTNLLIQSLFLWINERRQRAGKTLLAIDGKTLRRTWSEEICTALHVVSAYDVDAGITLYQKAANNKGKEGELARQSIDALALDNAIVTLDSLHCQTSTSSLITQRKGNFVVQLKATQKKLFEQVKQQFAFAYDSDKLHEYTQTNQGHGRIEKRTVMQINAELPNELKAKWPTIRTFIEVASERTKNNVTHCRSRWYVSSLTLNAEQAAQAIRLHWGIENQLHWVLDVVFREDELLIKAPDGAAHVALFNRVALGVIKQHKGKQDSIASKRRRAAWSADFRSKLIFG from the coding sequence ATGAGTATTTTAAAGCAATTAGCCCTGATCCCTGACCCGCGTAAAGATATTAATATCAAACATCACCTGCTCGATGTTATTTTCCTGTTTTTTGCCGCCGTGTTAAGTGGGGCCTCGGGATGGAAATCCATCCAGGATTTTGGCGAAGCTCAGCTCGATTGGCTAAAAAAATATGGCTCTTATCATGGTGAGAGCCCACGTCGTCATTGTATTGCTAAAATCATCAATGCATTAGATACAAATTTGCTGATTCAATCCTTGTTTTTATGGATTAACGAACGACGCCAACGAGCCGGTAAGACGTTGCTCGCCATCGACGGTAAAACCTTGCGGAGAACCTGGTCTGAAGAGATTTGCACTGCGCTGCATGTGGTGAGTGCCTATGATGTTGATGCTGGTATTACGCTTTATCAAAAAGCGGCGAACAATAAGGGAAAAGAAGGAGAATTAGCCCGTCAGAGCATTGACGCGTTAGCGCTGGATAATGCTATTGTGACGCTCGATTCATTGCATTGCCAAACCTCAACTTCATCACTTATCACGCAACGTAAAGGCAATTTTGTGGTGCAGCTTAAAGCGACTCAAAAGAAGCTGTTTGAACAGGTAAAACAGCAATTTGCTTTTGCCTATGATAGCGATAAATTGCACGAATATACGCAGACTAATCAGGGGCATGGCCGGATAGAAAAACGTACGGTTATGCAAATTAATGCGGAATTACCCAATGAATTAAAAGCGAAGTGGCCTACCATTCGTACTTTCATTGAGGTCGCTAGTGAACGAACAAAAAATAATGTCACCCACTGTCGGTCACGTTGGTATGTCAGCTCATTAACGCTGAATGCAGAACAAGCGGCACAGGCAATTCGGCTGCATTGGGGGATAGAAAATCAACTTCACTGGGTATTGGATGTGGTGTTTAGAGAAGATGAACTCTTGATAAAAGCTCCGGATGGAGCAGCCCATGTCGCTCTTTTCAATCGCGTCGCGTTGGGTGTGATTAAACAGCACAAAGGTAAACAAGATAGTATTGCCAGTAAACGTAGACGTGCCGCCTGGTCAGCCGATTTTCGTAGTAAACTTATTTTTGGTTAA